Proteins from one Triticum aestivum cultivar Chinese Spring chromosome 7A, IWGSC CS RefSeq v2.1, whole genome shotgun sequence genomic window:
- the LOC123148026 gene encoding pathogen-associated molecular patterns-induced protein A70 gives MLEAAIPALWSTVHGWFTPWVLFLVLNIVIGTIAVTSKASPPAGGGEGAAAAAGGERRSLSRVPSMALDRLRSFNMSRFTAPAPEAPVSGVLDLGSDEQLPPLEMEPEAQGELEHEHVHMERSMSEAAAEAELPRLPARLRKSASDKSAFAHFVAEEDTEVVEARRPATTRDGERRRRPLAAEPEEPVSEEEIEEAGGEVDARADDFINKFRHQLKLQRIDSFMRYRDTLRRSQPTTAAAGAEQ, from the coding sequence ATGCTGGAGGCGGCGATCCCCGCGCTGTGGAGCACCGTCCACGGCTGGTTCACCCCGTGGGTGCTCTTCCTCGTGCTCAACATCGTCATCGGCACCATCGCCGTCACCTCCAAGGCCTCGCCCCCGGCGGGGGGCGGGGAAGGCGCCGCGGCCGCGGCcggcggcgagaggaggagccTGTCCCGCGTGCCGTCAATGGCGCTCGACCGGCTCCGCTCGTTCAACATGTCCCGCTTCACCGCCCCCGCCCCGGAGGCCCCGGTGAGCGGGGTGCTGGATCTGGGGTCTGACGAGCAGCTGCCGCCGCTCGAGATGGAGCCGGAGGCTCAGGGCGAGCTGGAGCACGAGCACGTGCACATGGAAAGGAGCATGTCCGAGGCGGCGGCCGAGGCCGAGCTCCCGCGGCTGCCGGCGCGGCTCCGCAAGTCGGCAAGCGACAAGTCGGCGTTCGCACACTTCGTGGCCGAGGAGGACaccgaggtggtggaggcgcgcaggccggcgacgacgagggacggggagcgccgccgccgccccctggcGGCGGAGCCGGAGGAGCCGGTGTCGGAGGAGGAGAtcgaggaggccggcggcgaggtggaCGCGCGCGCGGACGACTTCATCAACAAGTTCCGCCACCAGCTGAAGCTGCAGCGCATCGACTCCTTCATGCGCTACCGGGATACGCTCCGCCGCAGCCAGCCGACGACGGCCGCGGCGGGCGCCGAGCAGTAG